Proteins from one Choloepus didactylus isolate mChoDid1 chromosome 4, mChoDid1.pri, whole genome shotgun sequence genomic window:
- the RAB2B gene encoding ras-related protein Rab-2B isoform X3 encodes MLISSSTSSSGTQVWANHVSSCSLPTSGSSLFTTSQSVWNLVPVWSTLMENKSNCKSGIRGAAGALLVYDITRRETFNHLTSWLEDARQHSSSNMVIMLIGNKSDLESRRDVKREEGEAFAQEHGLIFMETSAKTASNVEEAFINTAKEIYRKIQQGLFDVHNEANGIKIGPQQPISTSVGPCTSQQNSRDLGYNSGCC; translated from the exons ATGCTTATCTCTTCAAGTACATCATCATCGGGGACACAG GTGTGGGCAAATCATGTCTCCTCCTGCAGTTTACCGACAAGCGGTTCCAGCCTGTTCACGACCTCACAATCG GTGTGGAATTTGGTGCCCGTATGGTCAACATTGATGGAAAACAAATCAAACTGCAAATCTGGGATACG GGGAGCAGCTGGAGCACTGCTGGTGTACGACATTACAAG GCGTGAAACCTTCAATCATCTCACCTCATGGTTGGAGGATGCCCGGCAACACTCCAGCTCCAATATGGTTATCATGTTGATTGGGAATAAGag TGACCTAGAGTCCCGCAGGGATgtaaaaagagaagaaggagaggCCTTTGCTCAGGAGCATGGACTTATATTCATGGAGACTTCAGCCAAAACAGCCTCCAACGTTGAAGAG GCCTTCATTAACACAGCCAAAGAAATATATAGGAAGATCCAGCAGGGTTTATTTGATGTTCACAATGAG GCAAATGGCATCAAGATTGGGCCCCAGCAGCCGATTTCAACATCAGTGGGACCCTGCACCTCCCAGCAGAACTCTCGTGACCTAGGGTACAACTCTGGCTGTTGCTAA
- the RAB2B gene encoding ras-related protein Rab-2B isoform X2, translating to MLISSSTSSSGTQFTDKRFQPVHDLTIGVEFGARMVNIDGKQIKLQIWDTAGQESFRSITRSYYRGAAGALLVYDITRRETFNHLTSWLEDARQHSSSNMVIMLIGNKSDLESRRDVKREEGEAFAQEHGLIFMETSAKTASNVEEAFINTAKEIYRKIQQGLFDVHNEANGIKIGPQQPISTSVGPCTSQQNSRDLGYNSGCC from the exons ATGCTTATCTCTTCAAGTACATCATCATCGGGGACACAG TTTACCGACAAGCGGTTCCAGCCTGTTCACGACCTCACAATCG GTGTGGAATTTGGTGCCCGTATGGTCAACATTGATGGAAAACAAATCAAACTGCAAATCTGGGATACG GCTGGGCAAGAATCCTTCCGTTCTATCACCCGTTCCTACTACAGGGGAGCAGCTGGAGCACTGCTGGTGTACGACATTACAAG GCGTGAAACCTTCAATCATCTCACCTCATGGTTGGAGGATGCCCGGCAACACTCCAGCTCCAATATGGTTATCATGTTGATTGGGAATAAGag TGACCTAGAGTCCCGCAGGGATgtaaaaagagaagaaggagaggCCTTTGCTCAGGAGCATGGACTTATATTCATGGAGACTTCAGCCAAAACAGCCTCCAACGTTGAAGAG GCCTTCATTAACACAGCCAAAGAAATATATAGGAAGATCCAGCAGGGTTTATTTGATGTTCACAATGAG GCAAATGGCATCAAGATTGGGCCCCAGCAGCCGATTTCAACATCAGTGGGACCCTGCACCTCCCAGCAGAACTCTCGTGACCTAGGGTACAACTCTGGCTGTTGCTAA
- the RAB2B gene encoding ras-related protein Rab-2B isoform X1, producing the protein MTYAYLFKYIIIGDTGVGKSCLLLQFTDKRFQPVHDLTIGVEFGARMVNIDGKQIKLQIWDTAGQESFRSITRSYYRGAAGALLVYDITRRETFNHLTSWLEDARQHSSSNMVIMLIGNKSDLESRRDVKREEGEAFAQEHGLIFMETSAKTASNVEEAFINTAKEIYRKIQQGLFDVHNEANGIKIGPQQPISTSVGPCTSQQNSRDLGYNSGCC; encoded by the exons ATGACTTATGCTTATCTCTTCAAGTACATCATCATCGGGGACACAG GTGTGGGCAAATCATGTCTCCTCCTGCAGTTTACCGACAAGCGGTTCCAGCCTGTTCACGACCTCACAATCG GTGTGGAATTTGGTGCCCGTATGGTCAACATTGATGGAAAACAAATCAAACTGCAAATCTGGGATACG GCTGGGCAAGAATCCTTCCGTTCTATCACCCGTTCCTACTACAGGGGAGCAGCTGGAGCACTGCTGGTGTACGACATTACAAG GCGTGAAACCTTCAATCATCTCACCTCATGGTTGGAGGATGCCCGGCAACACTCCAGCTCCAATATGGTTATCATGTTGATTGGGAATAAGag TGACCTAGAGTCCCGCAGGGATgtaaaaagagaagaaggagaggCCTTTGCTCAGGAGCATGGACTTATATTCATGGAGACTTCAGCCAAAACAGCCTCCAACGTTGAAGAG GCCTTCATTAACACAGCCAAAGAAATATATAGGAAGATCCAGCAGGGTTTATTTGATGTTCACAATGAG GCAAATGGCATCAAGATTGGGCCCCAGCAGCCGATTTCAACATCAGTGGGACCCTGCACCTCCCAGCAGAACTCTCGTGACCTAGGGTACAACTCTGGCTGTTGCTAA
- the RAB2B gene encoding ras-related protein Rab-2B isoform X4, with protein sequence MVNIDGKQIKLQIWDTAGQESFRSITRSYYRGAAGALLVYDITRRETFNHLTSWLEDARQHSSSNMVIMLIGNKSDLESRRDVKREEGEAFAQEHGLIFMETSAKTASNVEEAFINTAKEIYRKIQQGLFDVHNEANGIKIGPQQPISTSVGPCTSQQNSRDLGYNSGCC encoded by the exons ATGGTCAACATTGATGGAAAACAAATCAAACTGCAAATCTGGGATACG GCTGGGCAAGAATCCTTCCGTTCTATCACCCGTTCCTACTACAGGGGAGCAGCTGGAGCACTGCTGGTGTACGACATTACAAG GCGTGAAACCTTCAATCATCTCACCTCATGGTTGGAGGATGCCCGGCAACACTCCAGCTCCAATATGGTTATCATGTTGATTGGGAATAAGag TGACCTAGAGTCCCGCAGGGATgtaaaaagagaagaaggagaggCCTTTGCTCAGGAGCATGGACTTATATTCATGGAGACTTCAGCCAAAACAGCCTCCAACGTTGAAGAG GCCTTCATTAACACAGCCAAAGAAATATATAGGAAGATCCAGCAGGGTTTATTTGATGTTCACAATGAG GCAAATGGCATCAAGATTGGGCCCCAGCAGCCGATTTCAACATCAGTGGGACCCTGCACCTCCCAGCAGAACTCTCGTGACCTAGGGTACAACTCTGGCTGTTGCTAA